TTAAAAAATGACAGCAGATTACAGGATTCTCCATCATATCTTGACATTCAATGTGTACCCGAGGGCTGGAAACAGCATCGAACTCTTGGCCTACATGGTAGAGCTTCTCTACCAAATAGGGCGGGAGGAGGATGTTTGCCTCCCTTCAGTGGTACTCTACCAAATAGTGAATTGTGAGATCGAGACAAATATTTGCACTTTTGCAATAAGTCATGCTAATCAAATTATAGATGAGCAGTTTTATGGGATGAAGATTAGATTGTATGCAGATGAGATGAACAAGTTGCTTGATATGAGTGAATGGTCAGAAGCAACCCTAGAGTAGAGTCAGCGTATGGGCTGGAAACAAGATCGAACTCTCGGCCTACATGGTAGAGGTTCTCTACAAAATAGGGCAGGAGGATGATGTTTGCCTCCCTTCGGTGGTACTCTACCAGATAGTGAATTGTGAGATCGAGACGGATATTTGCACTTTTGCAATAACTCATGCTAATTAAATTATAGACAAGCAGTTTTATGGGACGAAGATTAGATTGTATGCGGATGAGATGAACAAGTTGATCGGTATGAGTGAATGGTCAAGAGCAACCCTAGGGTAGAGTCGGCACATCACTGCAAATAAACAAGTTGCTCGGTATGAGTGAATGGTCAGTAGCAACCCTAGGGTTGAGTCGGCACATCACTGATATTTGCACTTTTGCAATAACTCATGCTAATTAAATTATATATGAGCAATTTTATGGGACGAAGATTAGATTGTATGAGATGAGATGAACAAGTTGCTCGGTATGAGTGAATGGTCAGCAACAACCCTAAGATAGAGTCAGCGCCTCATTGCAAATGAACAAGTTGCTCAATACGTGGTCAACGGCGACCCTAGGGTAGAGTTGGCGCCTCATTGCAAATGAACAAGTTACTCGGTATGAGTGAATGGTCAGCAACAACCCTAGGGTAGAGTCGGCGCCTCATTGCAAATGAACAAGTTACTCGGTATGAGTGAATGGTCAGCATCAACCCTCGGGTAGAGTTGGCGCCTCATTGCAAATGAACAAGTTACTCAGTATGAGTAAATGGTCAGCAACAACCCTAGGGTAGAGTCGGCGCCTCATTGCAAATGACCATCAATATGATGAAATTGACCACGGACTCGctaaaattgaccgagaaattgCCATGCGCGGCTTCTTGAAGGAGGGAATTCAATCTTCAAGGTCAATATTCCCATTTAATCGTTCAAAGTTTCAATTGTAGTAGTAACTccgcaatttaaacaaaatatacagACGTTTTTGAATTAAATCATTCACCATCATATtacatcaaaacataaaatacattacaacataaatcattcaaacacaaaataaattacaaattaCATTATTCCTCAGGTATTGGAAACTTGCACCTCCGACGATTATGCCCCATTTGTTTCTTCTGCACTTTACTATTTTTCGTTCCTCTCCACGTGAAAGAATTCTTGTATTTTTCGGTCTTCCAGTTGACCTTTTATTTCGCGGGGGTTTAATTCTCACACAATACTCTCTGAATTTGGGCGATATTTCCCATTGGCTCTTGTCATGGTCAACAAAAAGAATTCTTGTCTTTTTGCAAATtacaaattggctcaaaacatgctggcatcgactcttgtccttaaaagTTTCACTAACGGCTATATCAATTGGCTCATCCCATGAATCTGAATATTCCGACAGATCTGCATTCGTGAATGCAGCATCTTTGAAAGGCACGTTAACTAGACCGGTGATGAAGTTTGATATTCCAGCAAGCTCGGGTAGCGGAATGTCGCTTACACGTACAGATTTGGTCGCTTACACATACAGAtttggtggtagatgatgaaggCAAATTTGCTCTTGTAGATAAAGGTGGTGCCATGTATTCATATTTAAGGTTAAGGTCACTTGCCCAGCTCACTTGACTAGtcacaaagtttgatgtttgaaGCGGCTCGAGCAGTGAAGTGTTGCTTAGTCACACTTGTAAAGGTGATGCCATATATTCCAATTTCATGCCATATTCCTCACCCACAGAGTCTTCGTGTATTGTCTCATTAATGCGCTGCATTGTCTCGATGATTAAAGGGATGAATTTATCTGAATGCTCCAACTATGCAGCCAAGAACACTCTCACATCTTCGACATCTTCGATTtcagttggagggattgattgGTTTGAGCAAGGAtacaatactttcatcctaatatcacaatccgTTAGTGTACTCTGAATAATCATGTACGTTTTAAATACAAGCTCCTCATATGTAGTCTCGACACCGACAACAATATTTTTCAACTTTCCACCCTTATACGTGTGTCGATTGTTTTCACATACTAACTCCCCACCATAAGAGCATACGATGATTCTCGTAGCCATTATCTGAAAACAAACATAATAACATATTTTCAATGAATCGTTAAACAATAGAAGCATACCATAAGATACAACTCGGTTGAATAATAAATGACCGAGAACACGGTGAAATAATATATGAGGCTAATGTAAATCTAAAAGAACTAAAGAATAAATGGGACATTAAAGTTTTTAAGTCCACAACTAGAGCTTAGATGGATATAAATGAATAATATCCCAGTGGACGATATGTCGAACCAGATCTATGGAATTTCAAAGAGGCAAGGAAGGCGACCTTGAAAGAGGGGATCCAATGTATACCAAAGCAATTAAATAATACTTGTAAACGCAAGAGATGCCAAAGAGAAGGTAAGTGGTCTCATGTTGCATTTAAGTTCAATGTCATGGaaaattgaccgagcttcacatgaaattcaccgagcctcaCATAAAATTGACcaagcctcacatgaaattgaccgagcatcacatgaaattgaccgagcctcacatgaaattgatcgagcttcacatgaaattgaccgagcctcacatgaaattgactgagcttcacatgaaattgaccgagcatcacatgaaattgattgagcttcacatgaaattgaacgagtatTCTTGAAATTGTCCGAGCGTCACAAGTGCAAATTTTTTCGGTTTCGGGTTTAAGCTTTAGGGCAATTTGTTCAAATATACCTACAGTGCGTCGTTTCTTTGATGGAGGCACCATTTTCGTCCTTTGTTaacaaaataaaatgaagaaaaagaagtaacGGTTTGATGGAAGGGTATTCttatatgaagaagagagaagatttcAGAAAATGGGTTCTAGGTAGAAGGGTATTGCGGTTTGAAGAGGAGAGAATATTCCAGAAAATGGGTTTTCGGTAGTAAGGTATTATAGTGTGAAGAGGAGAGGATTCCAGACAATGGGTTTTTGGTGGTAGTGTATTATGGtatgaagaagaaaggagagaagattTCAAAAAATGGGTTTGTATTACAGGGGTCTTATTGTTCGAGAAAAGGCATTGGTTTAGTTTGGGAAGGTAAAGTTTGGATGGCTCAGAAAAGCCGatgggtaaaaggtgagatttatAGTGGGAAAAAACTCTTTAAGATTCCACAATTGTGCACTTGATGCTCCATGCATTATTTGGGTATCATCTGCAAATTGCACATGAAAGATTAAGAATCTTGAACTTGGAAACCTCTGATCACGTGAAACCCTTTTGCTTTTTTCATCATTTTGCTCCAATGCTCCGTTGCTATTGAGAAAAGAAGGGGAGACCGATGGGAACTCTCAAAAAAAGCCTACCAGAGTACTGTAGATCTTCAAGGGACATAATGGATCCCTCATTCTATCTTTCCTCTATGGCCGATTACTCATCTTCAAGCGGTAGTTATGAAAATGGTATTCCCTCCCTCCATGGCCCTCTATGTAGTTGACACCACATAGCCGATGAATATATCGCTCCCAGCCTCCCTCTCTATTTTCCATCTGGATAACTCATCATCAAGCTCTAGTTACAGAACTGGTAGTCCCTCCCTCTAGCCAATcactcatcttcatcttcaagcTCTAGCAATGGAAGTGGAAATGGTCATCCCTCCTTGCTTTGGATAGAATATAgaattttgttaaataaaatgataaaaagaaaaactaaCATCCACTAATGTAGTGGATATGGTAACTATAAATAATGAAAGTGTTCTATTACGTTGTCCTTGGGCAAAGTTTCAATAATAGCATTTGTATCTCTCAGGACAACATAAAAATAGGTGGGACCAATGCCAATCTTAGAGATAATCCTGTCAACTGTGAAGAATCTTTTCCTAGAGGATTTACAGGTTGCGCAAGCCCAAGATATCACATTCCTTGAGTTCCCTCCCACAAGAAGATGCCCCTAGAACCAGTGTTCAAGGTATTATTAGTAttactacaagtttcactggccggGGATATAAAAACAATATCACCATTCACCAATAATATCATCGATAACCGGATATGCGaggaaacatgggggaaatggtggaatttttcagtgaaattttaagagatgttaaaagacacatatttgcatatttaggaatataaaaaaaaattgcaaaaagaatgtatacataataagtttcaatttaatgggggcctaaaagcatgttcCGTCATAAAAAATTGGtcaaaccatcccatccatccatccaatcatccaaacatccatcggtattttagaatattgacatctagaaaggaaatgaaagattgtggtctcaatatcaccCATGTTGCATAATGATAACATCGCAAAATTATCGATATTATCATTGACAATttaaacactacatacaaccatgcacctataaaaaattgaaatggaaaattttttaataaacatatttttggtgatattgatacattggtgatattaccGAAATATTGCTAATACACTAGCGATACAAGTGACACtaggaatttacacaattgaaaatattagaGATACAaacgacacctggaatttacacagtcgaaaatattggcgatatttagCAATACATCACTAATACctagaattttttatactactagtgttatcagtatcaccgagctggagatatggataatattaGGGACATTTtaataatatcagggatactccAAACACTGCATAGAACAACTTCCACTTTTGTCCCTCCATGTCATGCGTAACCCCACTAATACTTGACAGCCCCAGGTTATTTAGTGATGTGTAACAACTCCatgttcatgaacaaccccgttGATATTTAGCTTCCACTAGTTATTTGGTGATGGTTGCCATGTGATCCTATCCTTGGCCTCCCTACAAGCTTCCACTAGTTACTTGGTTGACTGCTCGTCTCCAAGCTCCAGTTGTGAAAACGGTGGTCCctcccttcttcctctctctccaatAGTTGGCTCTCTTAGCATTGTTTCCTCCACGTGTTGAGTAGGATCAATTGTTAATGTATTGTTACTATTAAATGTATCGCACCCCTAACCCCTAAGATTAGgactttttcaatgaaacttctaaCGATGTTAAAAGATTCATAGTAGTTTTTTATCAGTATATTCATGGTAGTTTTCCATTGCTTAGGCACAAAACCATGCACAATCGGCCATTAGTGACGCAATTATATACAAAATGGGTTCAGATCATTAAAATGTCATGCAAGACAAGTAGTAAAACATGAATATTTTTTacttatattttatatttaataaaattataattgtattatattatataatgtacTAGGAAAacatattttttaattatatgcTTATACTTTAATGGCATaaggtttggatgatgatatttgatattttatattaattttatttttttttcaaaagactaAAATGTATGGCCAATCCTTAGATTGACCAACACAAAGCAACATAAAATTTTCCGACACTTACAATCGCAAAAAGTAAAAATGGAGAAAATTCAGAATTCCTGACTTTCTTCCATTTATCAACTccgaaattgatttttttttttttttttaaaaaaactttttttcCCCTCTTTTGTGCCCTCGAATCTATGTCAATGCATTATACCATGCATGGGCATGATACTCTATAGGAATCCATTCTATTATGTaggtaaaaataaatttaaacaagtttttctcacctttgaattctagCCAGATTCCAATCTTGAATCAGAATTTCTCCACCAAGTTGTGTCTTGATGTCAAACAACTCAAAAGAAAGTTGTTAAAAACACTGTTTTAAACATCGaggatatcggccgatatatgtTGTATCCTACCAGTGCGagacgaaacacacaagtagtgtgatatatcccacatatttgatctagtgagcattttcaaatttcgatgctcttattttctgtaattcatgttaaattagtgtcaaattgttacaaatcatgatttttcatgttctaGATTGGGAgattcaatttcgagatttggagatgggtcgagttgcgaaaaattgaaaaaaaaaaaattaaaacttctcAATTTCTCGTAAATCGTTTGCATTCTTTATGTTCAAACATCACATAAAAAATgtttgtaacctaatctagtgtttcttcttttgcttttgaatgtattgtttgtgtttccacacgtcttcttacatttataaattatataaatagacattgaatatacttgcatcaattcaattagacaacacatggattaggaccccatacaaagaaaacctactATGTATACtgattttttataatgttttgatttataagtgtgtattgatgtcctttttaacaatcaccattagtttcatcgaaaaattcaaccaatttcccaatgtttccaacaacatcgATAAGAGATCCCAcccccggaaaaaaaaaaaaaagaagaagaagaagattgaagatACCTAGGTTTATTTTCACACGAACTACATTGTTATTGTCGATAATGCAATAATATTGCATGTAGATGGTAGTTGGTAGGGTAGTGTGCTTTTTGGGCAAAGGCGCAACATCATCATGACAGGCCCAGTTGATGAATGCCTCAGATCTCACACAAGTGCGCCATGTtggtgcatgtatcatgattcaCCTCTGATCTTTCCTCATTGAATATTCATTGTTTTAAGAAGGTACGTGGAAAGGGTTCTTTTGCACATCACAAACATTATCATTATCACATTTCTAAGAAAGATTCTTTACGCTCCTTTTAATTCCATGCTTCCAGACAACCCCAAAATGACCAGAAATTGGATAGTTAGGATCATTTATTCTGTGTTATTTGAATTAGGCACAGTGTTATTTGAATTAAGACCCATCTATAGTGATGAACCACTAACTGTTTGGGTCGGGGGGCATGTATGATGCATGAACAACCCATGCACATGAGTTGTCATAGTCTACCAaccatagatttttttttttctccttataAAGatggaaagaccaattaagagaatcgcccaaggtattccataacagtaacggtggccataacggtcaccacgttacctttacgatacggggcataacagctgttacgaccccgtaatggccattacggtctctctttaataaaaataaaaatatataataaaaaaaaaatgaaaaaacccTCGAAAAAATTGTATccgccccgtaatgttgattaaaaagtatgaaaaacctatatatgtcccataatagaccattacgggactattagggcctgtttggccagacggatcccatgggattaggaggggtgggatggattttaaggtaatgatggtggtgtcagtggattgatttaagatccatgggattgctatatcctaggacaagttcaccgagtctgtttggcacgcctggcatatgctaggattttaccttccaatccgtccaaccaaacacgccccaggcacgattgaacgggattaggagggatgggatcaattttaaggtaatgatggtgatgtcagtggattggtttaagatccatgggtttgctatatcccaggacaagttcatcgggtctgtttggctcatttggcatatctcgggattttaccatcccatccctcctaatccctcttaatccgcccagccaaacaggcccttatggactttataggggatgtaatgtgctattaacggcaattacgggtcatttttttccataacggctttTACGATCGTTACAACCCTGTAacatgtaacagttgccaccgttacgtttacgtaacggcctttacggcacaccatggaatCGCCACGTCGGCGAACCTCACTGGCAAGAGCATAATGGTTCACACGCGCACACTCACATATTGTATACATGGCATAGATGTCACTTAAATTACTTGGGTCCAATCTAGTGAACACTTCAGATGGGTCATAATATAAAATACATTGAATTAGAGTCCTAACTAGCCTATCAGTGGACATCTAATGGTCTACTAGAGTATTGAATTTTTCTCCTTACGAAGATGGAAAGACCAACTGAGAGAATTGCCACATCGGTGTCCCACATTGGCAAGAGCGTGATGGCTCATATGCACGCACTCACATATTGTATACATAGCTTATATGTCACTCAATTTACTTGGTCCAATCTAGTGACCACTTCAGATGGgtaataatataaaatacattGAATTAGAGTCTTATCTAGCCAATCAGTGGACATCCAATGCATGCTTAAATGAGAATCAGTCAATTATTAACATCCAATATACAAATATACATTAGACAGCTAGGTTTGTTCACTAGATCTGACCACCTATAGACAGGGTTCCCGGAGTTTGAACTTTCTTATTGTGAGTTGCATGTATACCACATGTATGAGTGCATATGAACCATAACATTCCAACAGGTATCAAATAACTCTACCAATAACAGATTGACAAACTAGAAAAGTTTTGGTGCCTCAGGTAATGAATAGTTTCCAGATGCATCCATTTTCACGAATGGGGCTGCTTTGGCTCATTTGGGAAGCAGGTCGAATGCTGACAGAATATACATGAGGAGAGTTGACCTCTCAAGAGACCTAAGTGGCATACAAAGTGGGGCTTGGAAATGTTCGCTGGAAGTAGTTCTTGAAGCTGGAGCTTTTAGCTGGGAGTGGTCCTTATTGGAAGTCCATTCTCATGAGCATCTGAAGCTATGTGCAGAGTCTGCAGACCTCCATTTTGCAACCACTCAATATTCAATGCTTGCGATTTCTGCTGGGACCCTCAGTTGTCCTGCCTGTGGGCCCCTCTTTTCTGCTTGGAAGCTTTCTTGCAGGTCTGGAGATCTGCTGTGCTGTTTTGGTGCTTTCAGCATCTTCAGCTTGGCTGTGTTAGGTGCATGGGAGAGTGATCGGTGTTTTCAGCTGCTTGTGGAGGCCCAGCTGTTCCAGTGGCAGAGTTCCTGCCCATGTCTCAGCAGCAGTCGGTTGTGGCTGGAAGTAATTGTAGTCATGGACATGGTAAGCGTCAGGAACATGATTGGATAGTCAAGTAGATCATTTTTAATTACCATCAATCTGGCCTTAGGAAGACTCACTTAGGGTGATCTCAGCAACAGAACTGGCCCGTTTTCTCCATTTTGTTGCATTCTGTATCTGGTAACTCTTCACGTAGCTGATCATCAGCTTCTCCGACATCGATCACAACAAAGTGTGGAGATAGTTGGCACATGTGAGGTGACTGGTCAGGACGTGGAGAATGGTTGCACATGTTCTCAGAGAAGTTGAATGTTTTTATCGGTTCTGATGCTCATCAAAGCAATGTGATCTCAATGCTAATGGTGCAGGCACCTAGCTCCCTTCACAGCGAAGCCCCATCATGTCACTCTGGTTATGCCCTGCCACTTCCTGTGGTTCTTTTGTTTCCAGCTCCCTTAGATCTGGCCATGGTCCTCGAGGAGGCATGCTGGTCCTCAGCCTCATTCCCAGGCCTCTGGTAGTTGCTATCATTGTGGCCTTGTTTCAGGCCAGGGATAGAAGAGTGTGGTGTGGGGTAGTGGTTGCTTTAAAATGGCTGTTTTTGTTCTATTGTAGCTGAAGCAGAAGTCTCTTGCTGCAGCAGGTCGAGAGGCTGTACTCAAACTGCACCATCAGTTTCTGGTCTCTCGCCTTCTGTTGCTCAGCTATTGAGCTGAAAGGATGCAGGCTGAAGTGGGCCATGGTCTTTCGTGAAATGCTCGCTATGGAGTGATGTGCTGGGTCAGCAGAGGGAGGAAAAGTTGCTGCTTGAGGCTGGGCTAGGGTGGGCTGTGGATGTGCTTGTGGGGTGTCATGATCTAATTTGTGGGGTGCTTTGAATGTGTTTGGTGTCATGTGTTGAAAATCTGGCAGTTTTTTCCGGGTCAATATGGGTGGTCTGGAGGAATCTTGGCTGCAGGTGGTGGTGCTGATGTTGTTTCAGTTTCTTGCTTTTATTGCTAAATGTTAATGCAGCATGCTGGGTCCTCAGGTAGGTGAAGGTGACATCGCTGATGATTATATCCATCAGATATATTACTGTTAGTTTGGACCATTATTGTTCTCCCGAACCATTTATTAATAAATCACCAATCCAAGTGTTAGATTCTTCTAGTCTGGGAAATGTCCCTAGTGCATCTTCTGTATAAGAACAACACATAGCTTGAACAAAGACGTGGTTGAGTGGAAATAACAAGTACAATAACCTAAGAAATTCTCAAACAAAAGAATGTACAATAACCTAAAATACTTTTCTAGCAACGGAACAATTTAGTAATGATAAATGACTCAGGCCAGAAATACATGGGAAATCAGAAAAAGGTCATATAACACATTTAGCTATACAAACCATAACACTAAATCAGAGCCAAAAATTGCAATTGATTCAGCTGTACGAAGGGAAAAAGAACATTTACTTTCTCAATATTGTCCATCATTATGCCTTTGACCTCCGTTATTTGAGCCTTCAACTTAGATAGCTTACTCATCTCTTCAGGATGGTTTATACAATACTGCATGTGCTCCTTAAGTCTGGGCCTGTTCAGACAGATCTGGAGTCAGAGTGCAACTTCAAAGGCATCAAAGTTCATCAGTCAACCTCTACGCATTAGGAGGAGGTATTTATACAAACCCAAATTCCCGATCAAGATTGTAGGCAATGCTAAATCTATCCtcaaataaatcatcatcatcttcatctgctAGTGGATGAGGACCCCCAGCACCGATGTTCGCTCCATAACGCTGCTTGAAATCATCCCTCACTCGCTCTAGAAACACGAAAGGTACGCTCCTCCCAATTGCTTCATCTGCCACAACAAGAAAAACTGCACAGCCAAGGAATAATCAATCCAACAAGTAAATGGCAAAACAAACAAACTAGAAGCACAAGCGACTCGTAACAAAAACGCATACCGAAGGCATTGTCCGCAAGATAGTTGAATGTATGGCCGTCACAAGAGTACGTGAACTTGTTGCTATTTGAGGGCAGCTTTTGTAAGCATTGGATGGCGATAGTACTGAAATTGCCAGAAAATGATGTGTGCTCTGCAAGTACAACGGTGCCCCTTGCGACGAAACTATATATCAACGCTTTCTGACTCATGGCTTTGCTATAAACCTCAGACGTGTCAACTGAAACTCAAGACACAACAGAATTATGGATTAGCCTACTTTGTACACCTATAGAAATAAAAGGTTTCTTTTCACAGGTttgaattaaaaaagaaagaaagaaaaaaaaaaaggattcacATGCTTGGACTCCCAAATCAATTTCATGATGCATTGAAAACTTAAATTCAtgctaatctttatttttcacagGACAGAGACCAAATTCAAATAGAGACATAATATAGGAAATGTTTGCATGCACAATGTGCACAGAGTGAGCGCACATATCTCCCACTCTCTAGATATGATGAATGAGAATGcaaaacaataattcaaatctGGTTTTAAAAGCATATTGTTGAATGCTTTTGGATTCCCAACCATCATAGTTAGAAATTAGGAGACActtttgagttgactcagtgactGCATGCACACAGTTCACGCCCATGAATACAAAGCTAAGAGTTGTACATAAAACAATTACTGAGCCCATCATACAGGAACCTATCATTTTAAAAATGCCTAGATACATGATAGAATAAGCACCCTCCACACATACAAGTAACCAGCATTTAAAAACTCACCATATTGGAAAAAAGATGTGTGCTTATATCAAAATGGAACAAAGAAACACAAAAGAAATACTTTATTAAGGAGAACCACAAAATTTCGCAATCTGAGTGCAAAAGGTTTGCTAGAACACATCTCAACGGATGCAACTTGGCTAAGGAATTCCTTTAaaccccaagctctgtggggccctccatgatgtttgttatatccactccatccatctatttctaaagatcattttagggcatgagcacaaacaTGACggaaatccaaaactcagatgggccacatctaCAAAATAACAAAGCCTATTTCTATTTCTACAAGCTCTTAGTTTTCCTACTAGCATCTACAAAATACCAAAGCCTACATAGCCCTGAACTTATTTTAAAGCCCCTGCTCAAAAACACATAAAGAACAAAGTATTGGAATTGATGGTATCAATTAAAAATGCAAATTATGCCAACagggaaaaaattttgataaagAAGCAGGTTATAAACAAACGAGGGAGAcactagaaagaggaagtcaataGTTTGCGTGCATCATCCTTTTCATGTTGAACTAACAGAATAAGTATAGCATGTCATTCAACTGATACAGAGCACGTTGGCTGAAAAAATCCCCCCATTGCAGAAAAAGGTAAGATGGCAATGAGCCGTTGGGCCTGCATGCCCATTGAGCTTAGAAGTTCATGACCACCCTAGAAGCATGAAGATCTCCAAATGCAAAATCGCCAAACTATTCAGGTCCAGCAATGATCAAAACATTGGAAAATATTGGCACAAGGAGAAGTTACCCACAAAAGAGTCCCAACAAATGTGTAGCTATACAGatgaaaaaattaataataataataataataataatcattagaGAATGGACACTTCCAGACAAATTTATCAAATTGAAGCCAGTATTAAGAAATTGACCATATCATACAAATCAAGACCTGACATCAGATAAACAC
This region of Magnolia sinica isolate HGM2019 chromosome 1, MsV1, whole genome shotgun sequence genomic DNA includes:
- the LOC131249148 gene encoding vesicle-associated membrane protein 727 isoform X1; translated protein: MSQKALIYSFVARGTVVLAEHTSFSGNFSTIAIQCLQKLPSNSNKFTYSCDGHTFNYLADNAFVFLVVADEAIGRSVPFVFLERVRDDFKQRYGANIGAGGPHPLADEDDDDLFEDRFSIAYNLDREFGPRLKEHMQYCINHPEEMSKLSKLKAQITEVKGIMMDNIEKVLDRGERIELLVDKTENLQFQADSFQRQGRQLRRKMWLQNLRFKLMVGGATLALVIILWLMACRGFKC
- the LOC131249148 gene encoding vesicle-associated membrane protein 727 isoform X2 — encoded protein: MSQKALIYSFVARGTVVLAEHTSFSGNFSTIAIQCLQKLPSNSNKFTYSCDGHTFNYLADNAFVFLVVADEAIGRSVPFVFLERVRDDFKQRYGANIGAGGPHPLADEDDDDLFEDRFSIAYNLDREFGPRLKEHMQYCINHPEEMSKLSKLKAQITEVKGIMMDNIEKVLDRGERIELLVDKTENLQFQIASKGRAGNSGGRCGCKISDSS